One window of Candidatus Binatia bacterium genomic DNA carries:
- the rplL gene encoding 50S ribosomal protein L7/L12 produces MNVTRDQVKDFIKHMSLLDAAALVKELEEELGVSAAAPVIAAGPAAAAGPAAAAAPEKDEFTVMLTGAGDKKIQVIKVVRELTGLGLKEAKDLVDGAPKPVKEAVPKAQAEEMKKKIEEAGGTVELK; encoded by the coding sequence ATGAACGTGACCCGTGACCAGGTGAAGGACTTCATCAAGCACATGTCGCTGCTCGACGCGGCGGCCCTGGTGAAGGAACTCGAGGAGGAACTCGGCGTCAGTGCCGCAGCTCCGGTAATCGCGGCCGGGCCGGCGGCGGCGGCCGGGCCGGCTGCCGCCGCTGCGCCCGAAAAGGACGAGTTCACGGTGATGTTGACGGGCGCCGGTGACAAGAAGATCCAGGTGATCAAAGTGGTCCGCGAGCTCACCGGGCTCGGACTCAAGGAGGCCAAGGATCTTGTGGACGGGGCTCCCAAGCCGGTGAAGGAGGCGGTCCCGAAGGCGCAGGCCGAAGAGATGAAGAAGAAGATCGAGGAGGCGGGCGGCACGGTCGAGCTGAAGTAA